AGCCATCGTCCCCGCCCGCCGCAGATGCACCGGATGACAAAACGCCGCCCAAGCGCCGTACAACGCAGAAATAACCCGTTGAAATAAAATTGATTTAAAATAGCCGGTTGTCCATGCGGGCATGTCACAGCGACATGCCCGCTCTGTTTTGGTATTGCGGCTGGTGGCGTTGTGGCTGCGGCCTGCTGGAGAGTACGTATGTCTACGCCTAAAGTCGGCTTCGTTTCGCTGGGTTGCCCTAAAGCCCTGGTCGATTCTGAACAAATCCTCACCCAGTTGCGCGCTGAGGGTTATTTGATTTCCGCTTCTTACGATGATGCCGACGTGGTGGTGGTCAACACCTGTGGTTTCATCGATTCCGCTGTGCAAGAGTCGCTTGATGCGATTGGCGAAGCGCTGGCGGAGAACGGCAAAGTGATCGTCACTGGCTGTCTGGGCGCCAAGGGCGATGGCGATGTCATCCGTCAGGTGCACCCCAAAGTGCTCGCGGTGACAGGCCCGCATGCCAAAGATGAGGTGATGACGCAGATTCACACCCATCTGCCCAAGCCGCACGACCCGTTTGTCGATCTCGTGCCCCCGGCCGGGATCAAACTCACGCCCAAGCACTATGCCTATCTGAAGATTTCGGAAGGCTGTAATCACCGCTGTACCTTCTGCATTATCCCGTCCATGCGTGGCGATCTGGATAGCCGCCCGGTACACGACGTGCTGCGTGAGGCGCAGAATCTGGCGAATTCCGGTGTGAAAGAATTGCTGGTGATCTCGCAAGACACCAGTGCGTACGGCGTGGATGTGAAATACAAGACCGGCTTTTACGAAGGTCGTCCGGTTAAAACCCGCATGACCGAACTGGTGGTTGAACTGGGCAAGCTGGGTATCTGGACGCGTCTGCATTATGTGTATCCGTACCCACACGTCGACGAGATCATCCCGTTAATGGCTGAGGGCAAAGTGTTGCCGTATCTGGATATCCCGTTCCAGC
This genomic interval from Silvimonas soli contains the following:
- the rimO gene encoding 30S ribosomal protein S12 methylthiotransferase RimO encodes the protein MSTPKVGFVSLGCPKALVDSEQILTQLRAEGYLISASYDDADVVVVNTCGFIDSAVQESLDAIGEALAENGKVIVTGCLGAKGDGDVIRQVHPKVLAVTGPHAKDEVMTQIHTHLPKPHDPFVDLVPPAGIKLTPKHYAYLKISEGCNHRCTFCIIPSMRGDLDSRPVHDVLREAQNLANSGVKELLVISQDTSAYGVDVKYKTGFYEGRPVKTRMTELVVELGKLGIWTRLHYVYPYPHVDEIIPLMAEGKVLPYLDIPFQHASQRILKLMKRPASSANVLSRIKAWREICPDLVIRSTFIVGFPGETEEEFQELLNFLDEAQLDRVGCFTYSPVEGATANELPDHVPADIAEERKQRFMEKQAEISTQRLAAKIGRELLVLVDEIDEEGAVARTYGDAPEIDGLVYFEPSADVKVGEFVKVRITDSDEHDLWAEQI